The genomic window tagtagcagtagtaactaAACACTATTCATACACATTTTACTATTCACTATCcgactaactactactactactactactacaactactactactactatgcaaGTACACTTACGAATCTTCACCattaaaatatgtatgtatgtatgtatgtactgaatgtatgtgtgtatgtatgaatgtatgtgtgtgtgtgtgtgtgtgtgtgtgtgtgtgtgtgtgtgtgtgtgtgtgttcccaccAGTGTTGCCAACTTCTCACCTGGTCTTCGTTGGCAACACTGCGTCTGGATTTCCATAAAAAGGGAAAcggtagagaggaggaggaggaggaggaggaggaggaggaggaggaggagggggagagggtctTAAAAAAGGTACtcaaaaggagggaaaaagaggggaggggtgagagagggggagggagggagagggaaggtcaatagaaatctctctctctctctctctctctctctttttctctctctttctctctctctttttctcgctcatttttttctttttagaacGGGGAATATGTAACTGTGTAAAAGGTCCGTGagattatgctctctctctctctctctctctctctctctctctctctctctctctctctctctctctctctctctctctctctctctctctctctctctctctctctctctctctctagtgtgtaatgtttttttttgttttgtatattttctgttatatttctctctctctctctctctctctctctctctctctctctctctctctctctctctctctctctctctctctctctctctctctctctctctctctctctctctctctctctctctctctctctctctctctaatttattCTCTTGCTACCATAAGTATTCCTCCTtggcttccctccctctccctctctccctctctcactctctcactctctcactctctcacggAAGagcgcaaaaaaaaagtgagagaaaaaaagaaatactctCTATTGCTCTCACACCTTACACAAtgttccctcccccctctctctcttctctccctctctccctctctccctctccctctctctcctttcccctccttccctttctttcctcctagtTTTACCTGTTTCGTGAAAAAgcgtccttctccctctctctttctccctctccctctccctctctctctctctctctctctctctctctctctctctctctctctctctctctctctctctctctctctctctctctctctctctctctctctctctctctctctctctctctctctctctctctctctctccaggtgtgAGAGggaaataggggaaaaaaatgcattttagAATaactcttttttccattttatttccatattattatttttttccctccgtctcttcccttctttccttcccttgcttctttctttccctgtctgcgtttttcctttctccttctcccccccccccatttCCCTGTCAGGTCCATGGGaaaatatatgcatttttttttccttataaactgagggaaaaaaatattattcttgGTTTCCTGAAATGTGGGTATTTGCTGTGGggaagtggttgttgttgttgttgttgttgttgttgttgttgttgttgttgttgttgttgttattactatcattattactattattgttattataatttccactactactactactactactactactattactactatcacaaacataatcattactactactactactactactactactactactactactctctctctctctctctctctctctctctctctctctctctctctctctctctctctctctctctctctctctctctctctctctctctctctctctctctctctctcatcgcgtATTACAAAGATGTTGATGgattccttttcccttcatggtggagggagggggagggggaggggtgggagggaaaaaggggaggtAATCTAggtaaagaagttttttttttcctttttttcccctttttgtgTTTGTGGGAAAATTTTTCAACGTACGgaaattttttgtcattattatttttattgttattattattattattattattattattattattattattattattattattattactttgttgttgttgttgttgttgttgttgttgttattaagtCGTTATTTGTTCTacattcttctactactactactactactaccactactacaactactaaaactactactactgttactactactactactactactactactactactactactactactactactactactgccaccaccaccaccaccaccaccaccaccattatcatcttttATGTCTCCTTAGCAAAATAGATAGATGAGAGATataaaatagatagagatagagatagaaagagagatagaaggcGTGGATGGAGAGATAGAGCTGTCTCctacctttgagagagagagagagagagagagagagagagagagagagagagagagagagagagagtaatgttgTCATGTTTGTGGTCTTggttgcaggtgtgtgtgtgtgtgtgtgtgtgtgtgtgtgtgtgtgtgtgtgtgtgtgtgtgtgtgtgtgtgtgtgtgtgtgtgtgtgtgtgtgtcggcgctTCCTCCCCAAAATAGGATTGGCAGAATATATCTCTACccttcaccacctctctctctctctctctctctctctctctctctctctctctctctctctctctctctctctctctgttttctctttttttcgtcaattttcttcttcattcccttttgttttctattttctatctttctcactctattcttctcttctctctctttcctcgttctttccttttctgttttcctttttccctttttctttttctctatttacctctcatttctccttgtttcttctctattttttcccttttctttttcctcctttctcccttaattttctctttcccgtgcttttttccctttttctctcctttttccctctgtttcccctcttactctttccctcgtttcacttctcttccctgatcttcctcttttctcctctttcgcttctttctcacgtctttttttcatctctctctctctctctctctctctctctctctctctctctctctctctctctctctctctctctctctctctctctctctctctctctctcttgtctccccTTGTCTCCCCTTGTCTCCCCTCGTATTGTAATCATCAGCTCTTAAACTGTAGTGATGTTTGACTAAAAGGTTACGAGTcagttttccctctctctctctctctctctctctctctctctctctctctctctctctctctctctctctctctctctctctcctctaattatgtgttattattattatttttgtttatgatagcaaatagtaatgataataataataataataataataataataataataataataataataataatagtaatagtaatgatagtaataatattggtaatagtaataatagtaataatgataattgttaATTGTGataattgctactactactactactactactactattactactactactactactactactattactactactctcacTGCTACtccctcttgtttttgtttttgttatttgttttttttgttcttcctcttcttcttcttcttcttcttcttcttcttcttcttcttcttcttcttcttcttctttctctcataatttgtctgactctgtgtgtgtgtgtgtgtgtgtgtgtgtgtgtgtgtgtgtgtgtgtgtgtgtgtgtgtgtgtgtgtgttttgtagccAGTGAACAAAACACATCAGACAAAGAACGTCCttatattaaagagagagagagagagagagagagagagagagagagagagagagagagagagagagagagagagagagagagagagagcggcggcCATGCTATGACTAGAAAACATAacggcggaagagagagagagagagagagagagagagagagagagagagagagagagagagagagagatgcaagacaTTTCACTTCATTTGCATACGAaaactttctttaattttcacacATTTAAACGCAAATTTTCACACTTCTCTCTAAtctcattataatttttttttttgggggggaaggtgggggtggtgtaggggaggggaggggaggggaggggtagagggagaggggaaaattgAGGGGAAAATTGAGGggatggtgagagagggaagcttcgagaaaggggaggagtttAAGTTTGCATATTGAGTGAGTTGGCgcagtccctctctctctctctctctctctctctctctctctctctctctctctctctctctctctctccgtttctttgGGACTTTttattgtctgtttttgttttctttcttcttcttcttcttcttcttcttcttcttcttcttcttcttcttcttcttcttcttcttcttcttcttcttcttcttcttcttcttcttctcctcctccttcttttccttctgtcacCTTTTTTAcgctcccctctttccttccgccACCAAtactgtcttccttctcctcctcctcctcctcctcctcctcctcctcctcctcctcctcctcctcgtctccccgGTTGTAAAATTAGAGACGCGTTGCCGCCCTtggcactttctctctctctctctctctctctctctctctctctctctctctctctctctctctctctctctctctctctctctctctctctctctctctctctctctctctctctctctctctctacttcattcctccttcatcatcctctcccattacttcttcctcctcctcctcctcctcctcctcctcctcctcctcctcctcctaagatgCCACAGCACACCTTAAAATacctccccttttttcccctcaaagGTAGgactgtttctctttccttaaccCTTCTCTTGACCCCtcgtttcccctcactctcccctctttcccctcagaTCCCCTTAAAATTCTCTATTTAAGTCTTTGgcatcttcttttcccctcatctttcccctcctttccccttgttTCGTATGCTCGTATTGGTGTCTTGTTTgcatactcctcctcttccctctccttttcccctcagttCTCCTCCCCTCGgcctgtctctcctcttccttcatctccttcgcTCCTCCCCTCAGCTCaggtgtctcctcctcctctctcgccCCCCTAATTTTACAtgcctttcccctctcttcattttctttaccttcccctcttttcccctctaaACATAATTCCCCTTAACGTGCCCCTCATGCCATCTCCCCTCACTAgatcctttcctctcacttacttattctccttcccctcgctcactctttcccctcagtctttcccctcactttctcacctttccctctcgcCACTATCTCTTATTCGTCCTTCATTACCCTCACTGCTGCCTGAGGGAGTGacatttttcccctcactctcactctctctctctctctctttctttcccctcggCGTAAGAAGTGTCGTAATTTTCCCCTTTAATGAGGGCACGCATCTCCCCTCTAGTTAAATAATTATCATGATATTTTTACTCTGGGCGTCTTGAAATATttatgaggttttttttttctttcttttctttttttttgcttctttttttttttcttttgagattTGAAGTGaattttttggtgttgttgttgttgttgttgttgttgttgttgttgttgttttcatggtggtggttgttaggtggtagtagtagcagtagtaggagtagtagtagtagtaggagtagtagtagtagtagtagtagcagtagtagtagtagtagtagtagtagtagtagtagtagtagtagtagtagtagtaatcgattaggttagattaggaggaaaggaatgaagaaaagtagtagtagtagtagtagtaataataataataatgacaataataataataataataatgataataataataataataataataataacaataatgataataataacagtaatgatagtaataataataataataataataataataataataataataatagtggtactTTTAGTGATATTACTAGCAATAATACtagtggcagtagtaatagtagtagtaatagtagcagtaacagtaatagcagtaacatTGTGCGCAAGTAAATTTAAGTGAGCTATCGTTAATTAAAGAGAGACAGATGTGCCTTGAGATAACCAGGTGTgtataaaaactctctctctctctctctctctctctctctctctctctctctctctctctctctctctctctctctctcaccggtaATCAGGTTAAAGTCAGCTGTTTAAGAGCTTGTCTGTTGCTACTAAgacttttgtttcctcctctttcccctctttcccctcactctctcccctcactccctcccctctctctcccctctcctcctcccttctccttttgccAACATTCCCTCCTCGtttccctcctctttacctacctcagtctctctctctctctctctctctctctctctctctctctctctctctctctctctctctctctctctctctctctctctctctctctctctctctctctctctctctctctctatctccataGCTGTCTTTCGCATCCAAGacttattagagagagagagagagagagagagagagagagagagagagagagagagagagtaaatagtgAGGCGGGAAtataagaaataggaaaggaagactTGTGAAGAGGACAGATGGAggtaatgaggaagaggaggaaaataagcacgtagagggaaaaaaatgggtgtttgataagtaataataatgataataataataataataataataataataataatgataaatgaggaacgaaaataaagataaaaaggagaaaggagaaataaaagaataaatgtagGAATTGAGGTAAAGGTTTaaaaatcattctctctctctctctctctctctctctctctctctctctctctctctctctctctctctctctctctctctctctctctctctctctctcattcacaatGTCCATCACGATCTTTACAACATAATTCACCAGAAAAATTGAATTACCTCCcaacccctccccctctccccctcccctcccatcacccccaccacccccctCCCCTTGATGTTAAATTTTGATGCGTATTCCGAGCGgtcacctttccctccccctccccttaaACGCCCCtacccctcccactccccccgccccttcctccccatctcccgccccctcccccccaatcACTTTACGAGGCCAGGGCAGCGTCGCGCCACACTCTCAAAATTATCTTCGCCGCATTAAAACAGGTGTGGCCGCCCAGGTGTGTTGCCCCTCCCACCCTGCTTCCCTCGTCGCCCAGTCCCctcaccccaccccctcccccttccctgctGACCTTAGAGGCGCGGTGAGGGGAAACTGTTTCCGTGTACTGGtgctggtgggggtggtgatggttgttgttgttgttgttgttgttgttgttgttactaatgcttctcccctctcccccactccccaGGCATGATGAGCGCGGCAGAGGGCGTGAGTCGCGCCCTGGGCGGGGGGCAGCAGTCCCTCATGACCCCTCCCCGCACCggtcctccctccccaccttttCCCAGCCCCCGCggcccccttccctcccttcagcgGCCCCTTCAGTGTGGCCAGTATGGTGCCCCGCCCCCCACGTCACCCCTCGCCCGCCCTACACGCCCTGCACCTGCCCGTCGGCCTGGAGTCCCCGCCCAGCTGGGGCGTGGAGCCGCCGCGCCTGCAGGACGCGCGCCCCTCCCCAGGGGGCGAGGCGCCGCGGGAGGGCAGCCCCCAAGCAGCCCCCCCACACGAGGAGGGGCGCACCTGCCTGGCCCCAGAACCCCCCACGCCTCCACTGCTGGGCGAGATGCCCCGCCGTCCCCCGCTGAACCACCTGCAGGACGCGGGGGAGCGGCGCCccggggggtgggggtggggggagcgTGGCGGGGCTTGGAGGGGCTGTCCCCGGAGCGGTGCCGAGCGTGGGCGCGCTACCTCGCCCACCTGGCCCCCCAGCACTCCCCGCCCCCCGACCCCCCGCAGGgcctcaccctcacccccacccacacccccaccacctccccgGACACTCCCAGTCCCCGCGCCATGGACGAGGGCAGCCCCCGCCCTGCCCCACCGCCTCCCTGGACCAAGCgccgcccctccctcacccctgaCGGCCTCGCCCCCAAGGCCCTGAGGGGTGACCCTGGGGAGGCCGCCCCGCCCGTCATGCTGGGGGGCTTCGGCCTCGACCTGAGCTACAGACCCCCCTGGCCCCGCGCCCCCCCACACAGGTGAGTGTACCGGCTTGAACACtcacattcatcatcatcaccatcctagCAACGGTgattgtcttgtgtgtgtgtgtgtgtgtgtgtgtgtgtgtgtgtgtttgtgttatgtgtgtgtgtgtgtgtgtgtgtgtgtgttgtgttgtgtgtgtgtgtgtgtgtgtgtgtgtgtgtgtgtgtgtgtgtgtgtgtgtgtgtgtgtgtgtgtgcgtacgcgAGTGCAAGAGCAAGCGCGTCTTGTCCAACTTAcgcgaaatctctctctctctctctctctctctctctctctctctctctctctctctctctctctctctctctctctctctctctctctctctctctcgatctaaATGTATGGAATTCATCATCATTTACGAACCAGGAATGGGTtagcctcccctccctcccctctccctcccctctttccccctcacccctctctcccttcccctcaacaAGACGCAAAACTCTCTccagcctctctcctctcacccttgCGCTCCTCTTCCATATGGTTCAAATTTCCCCTCAGTTAAAATATCGCTTACGCCCTTCACGcacgaggggaaaagaggggaggaggaggagaaggaggaggaagaggaggaggaggaggaggagagggtaagAAGTGGTGTTATAtctacctctcctcccttctcttcctcctctcccctctcctcccctctcctcccctctcccctcacccttcccctctccctcccctctccctgacCATCGCATATTCCggaatttcttattttctggAGAAAGGTTCAATAATTTACTTTCTTGACCAGGGGGGAGAGGcagtggggagaggggaaaggggagagggagatggaaagacgaaaggggagagggaaagaggggagaaaggaggaggagaatgaagtgtgttgcgatctctctctctctctctctctctctctctctctctctctctctctctctctctctctctctctctctctctctctctctctctctctctctcagctaaaCTTTTGCTCTCAAACtgaaaatttattattatttttattgttttttgttattattattattattattattattattattattattattattattattattattaccaccaccaccaccaccaccaccaccaccaccaccagaaccaccaccaccaccaccaccactactactactactactactactactactactactactactactactactaccactactactactactactactaatactactactactactacttttgtgtAATGtatactccttctcctcctcctcctcctcctcctcctcctcctcctcctcctcctcctcctcctcctcctcctcctcctcctcctcctcctcctcacttgttTGTCTATCATCTCGTATTTATGAACCTTTGCATTATAGctttggtggggggagggggagggaggggggtgtaGCAAGATGGCCGCCAGTGTGTTGGGGGAGAGGCTTCAATATGGCTGACTTAGGGTGGGTGTTTCAAGATGGCGGCGACGAGATGACAGCGgtgtttcatctttctcctcctcctcctcctcctcctcctcctccattcgttccttctcgtcttcccttcctccttatcctgtCCCTGcatctattctcctcctcctcctcctcctcctcctcctcctcctcctcctcctcctcctcctcctcctcctcctcctcctcctcctcctatctcttctTCGCATCCCATTTACTTGCATTTATTATCTTTCCTaatattctctcctcctcctcctcctcctcctcctcctcctcctcctcctcctcctcctcctcctcctcctcctcctttatcagaTCCTCTATAATAACATATTTATtataataaggaaataaatacatgaatattctctctctctctctctctctctctctctctctctctctctctctctctctctctctctctctctctctctctctctggtaaatggGTTGGGAGAGacaagaaggaataggagaccatctgtcctcctcctcttcctcctcctcctcctcctcctcctcctcctcctcctcctcctcttcgtcagcGGTTTTTAACTTCCATACATGATATATGAAGACTGATCCATacattatttcttcctcctcttcctcctcctcctcctccttctcctcctccttctgctttcctttccttcatctgttttgcttctatttttattttattttgtttttgcttttctttgttctttattttcttcatcatcatcatcatcatcatcttcttcttcttcttcttcttcttcttcttcttcttcttcttcttcttcttcttcttcttcttcttcttcttcttcttctcctcttcctcctcctccttctcctcctcctcctcctcctcctcctcctcctcctcctcctcctcctcctcctcctcctcctcctcctcatcatcatcatcatcatcatactcctcttcctcctcctccttcttctttttcttcttcttctttccttcttcctcttcataattTCATATCGTTTGGGaaaatgctacacacacacacactctctctctctctctctctctctctctctctctctctctctctctctctctctctctctctctctctctctcagaaacgCCGTTGttggggaaaaagagggaaaaaagagggaaaaagaggggaaaatatcttaaaaaatatgaattactttttatatatagcAACGTCTTGAGGAATTCTCTtctgaggggagagagtgaggggaaagaggggagagagtgaggggaaacagGTGGGGGGTGCCTTCTGTCCTCTGTTCCAGTTGACGGGTCTGGAAAgagggggaagtgagaggagagggcagaggagggagaggggaaagtgaggggaagtgaggggaatcCTGCTGAGTCTGCTGTGGGTGTCCAGTTTCCAGCAGGGTGACCGCAGACATCAGACACctgaggggagagggtgggagaggggtgaggggagaggggaggggagatatTGTCACCTGACGGAAGAGGGGAAGGacggggtgaggggaagggggagggattaGAAGTGCCTTGTTTTCCCCTTAGATATGGaaggtaaagagaggaaaaagacgagagaatgaggggaaaagtattggataaagagaggaaatagaaagggaaaaatatgagagagagagagagagagagagagagagagagagagagagagagagagagagagagagagagagagagagagagagagaggatgagggagaaagggtatgataaagagaagaaatgaagaaggaaaaaggtgagagggggattatgaagggaaaaataagaattttgttattattattattactattattattattattattattattattattattattattattattatacttatgaaaaaataaacaaataaaagagaaagaaggaatgaagaagaagatgaagaagaaaggtggaggaggaggaggaagaagaaaataaaaaaagaagagaaaaaggagaagggttTTGTCACCTGAAGaaactcatctcctcctcctcctcctcctcctcctcctcctcctcctcctcctcctcctcctcctcctcctcctcctcctcctcctgctacccaAAGTGGAGGAATTTGAGTGGAGGGTCATCGCTGGCCTCTCCTCGCCCGCTGATTGGTCCGCTGGCTGGCCAATAGTGTGAggccatgttgttgttgttgttgttgttgttgttgttgttgttgttgttgatgttcttgttgttgttgttgttgttgttgatgtccttttgttgttctacttctcctcctcctcctcctcctcctcctcctcctcctcctcctcctcctcctcctcctcctcctcctcctcctcctcttcctcctcctcctcctcctcctcctcctcctcctcctcctcctcttgatgaAGACAACTCTACAcacccttgtcttccttctccttggattaagaggaagaggaggaggaggaggaggaggaagaggtggaggaggaggaggaggaggtggcttCAAAATGGCTCCTTCCTTAGTGCCatcatctccctctctgtcactctcactgacactctcctcctcctcctcctcctcctcctcctcctcctcctcctcctcctcctcctcctcctcctcctcctcctccttcccctttcatttcCAACATTATGCTGTTATCTCTActttttcacccttcctcctcttcctcctcctcctcc from Scylla paramamosain isolate STU-SP2022 chromosome 40, ASM3559412v1, whole genome shotgun sequence includes these protein-coding regions:
- the LOC135092422 gene encoding basic proline-rich protein-like encodes the protein MMSAAEGVSRALGGGQQSLMTPPRTGPPSPPFPSPRGPLPSLQRPLQCGQYGAPPPTSPLARPTRPAPARRPGVPAQLGRGAAAPAGRAPLPRGRGAAGGQPPSSPPTRGGAHLPGPRTPHASTAGRDAPPSPAEPPAGRGGAAPRGVGVGGAWRGLEGLSPERCRAWARYLAHLAPQHSPPPDPPQGLTLTPTHTPTTSPDTPSPRAMDEGSPRPAPPPPWTKRRPSLTPDGLAPKALRGDPGEAAPPVMLGGFGLDLSYRPPWPRAPPHR